One Pyrococcus furiosus DSM 3638 genomic region harbors:
- a CDS encoding DUF835 domain-containing protein, with protein sequence MALAMIFYGLHTLGDLLALPTFSAIAESLFSTLVGYGVSYFLIEEGKYPRTPVIFSLIPLLSGLYLVALSLSSPGNVLGGVCGISGLFIAISGYLLWKTRASKKISALALSLLFIGLHQMDYPFLGPIEWFAPIGFAIATILTMTLVIGIVKFFGSEEYFKKGAIKVEIKSGALLISPSEFKERYLPTLQDMPVLAFVRNIEAPKSWYSYLISNIEDQKSSIFPTNLPRILEISRRYFSSVKNGIVVIDALEYLTIYNGFEAIAKFLATLRDFAILDNGTVIIITEKKAWKDREWALLTSLLGK encoded by the coding sequence ATGGCTCTAGCGATGATATTTTATGGACTCCACACTTTAGGGGATTTATTAGCCTTGCCCACTTTCTCTGCCATTGCAGAATCACTGTTCTCTACATTGGTAGGATATGGAGTTAGTTATTTCCTCATTGAAGAGGGTAAGTATCCCAGGACACCCGTAATCTTTTCATTAATTCCCCTGCTTTCTGGATTATACTTAGTTGCCCTCTCCCTTAGTTCTCCTGGGAACGTGTTGGGAGGAGTATGTGGAATATCAGGACTTTTCATAGCTATCTCGGGTTACTTACTGTGGAAAACAAGAGCAAGCAAAAAGATTTCGGCACTAGCATTATCACTTCTCTTTATTGGCCTTCACCAGATGGACTACCCATTTCTAGGGCCTATTGAATGGTTTGCTCCAATAGGATTTGCTATTGCAACAATTCTTACAATGACTTTGGTTATTGGTATTGTGAAATTCTTCGGGAGCGAGGAGTATTTCAAAAAAGGAGCTATCAAGGTTGAAATTAAATCTGGTGCTTTACTTATTTCTCCTTCAGAATTTAAGGAGAGATACCTCCCCACTCTTCAAGATATGCCAGTCTTAGCCTTCGTAAGGAACATTGAAGCCCCTAAGTCTTGGTATTCGTACTTGATCTCTAACATAGAAGATCAGAAAAGCTCGATATTCCCAACAAATCTTCCCAGGATACTCGAGATTTCAAGAAGATATTTCTCTTCAGTCAAAAATGGAATTGTAGTCATTGATGCTTTGGAGTACTTGACAATATATAATGGGTTTGAGGCGATAGCAAAGTTCTTAGCCACGCTCAGAGATTTTGCAATTTTAGACAATGGAACAGTTATCATAATAACCGAGAAAAAAGCTTGGAAGGATAGGGAGTGGGCTCTTCTAACTTCCCTACTTGGAAAGTGA
- a CDS encoding M20/M25/M40 family metallo-hydrolase, which translates to MKLIEMLKEITQVPGISGYEERVREKIIEWIKDYADYKVDEIGNLIVELGEGEVKAVFMAHMDEIGLLITGITQDGKLRFRKVGGIDDRLLYGRHVDVITENGKLDGVIGALPPHLNVKGVKDVVPWYQLTIDIGAESKEEALSLGVKPLDYAVFKKHFSVLNNKIVSTRSLDDRFGVVALVQAIRNLVDHELSGKFIFAFTVQEEIGLKGAKFLAEKYSPEYAFAIDSFACCSELTGDVRLGGGAVIRAVDNSAIYSRDLARKVWEIAEKNNIPIQIGVTGGGTDASVFQHKSKVLALSVPMKYLHSEVEMLNVKDLEALIALIEAITFEI; encoded by the coding sequence ATGAAGCTAATTGAAATGCTAAAGGAGATAACCCAAGTCCCAGGGATTTCAGGGTATGAGGAAAGAGTTAGAGAGAAAATTATTGAATGGATAAAAGACTATGCCGATTATAAAGTTGACGAAATCGGGAATCTAATTGTGGAGCTTGGAGAGGGAGAAGTAAAGGCGGTTTTCATGGCCCACATGGATGAGATTGGCCTTTTAATTACTGGAATTACCCAGGATGGAAAGTTGAGATTTAGAAAAGTCGGAGGGATTGACGACAGGCTTTTATACGGGAGGCACGTTGATGTTATAACGGAAAATGGAAAATTAGATGGAGTTATTGGAGCTCTTCCCCCACACCTCAACGTGAAAGGAGTGAAAGATGTAGTCCCATGGTACCAGCTTACAATAGACATTGGAGCTGAAAGCAAAGAGGAGGCGCTCTCCCTGGGAGTTAAGCCACTTGACTATGCCGTATTTAAGAAACACTTCTCGGTTTTGAACAACAAGATAGTTAGCACAAGAAGCTTAGACGACAGATTTGGTGTTGTGGCTTTAGTTCAAGCTATAAGGAATTTAGTTGACCACGAGTTAAGTGGGAAGTTCATCTTTGCATTCACAGTCCAAGAGGAGATAGGCTTGAAAGGGGCTAAGTTTTTGGCAGAGAAGTATTCCCCTGAATATGCATTTGCCATAGACTCTTTTGCATGTTGCTCTGAGCTGACTGGAGACGTTAGACTTGGAGGAGGGGCTGTGATTAGGGCTGTGGACAACTCAGCAATTTATTCAAGAGATTTGGCCAGGAAAGTATGGGAAATCGCGGAGAAAAATAACATTCCAATTCAGATAGGGGTTACAGGTGGGGGAACGGATGCTTCAGTATTCCAGCACAAGTCCAAGGTCTTGGCTTTGAGCGTTCCAATGAAGTATCTCCACAGTGAAGTTGAGATGCTAAATGTAAAAGATTTAGAGGCACTAATTGCTTTAATAGAAGCAATAACATTTGAGATCTAG
- a CDS encoding NAD(P)-dependent oxidoreductase, which yields MRPKVGVLLKMKREALEELEKYAEVEVIPYPSEEELKNKIHEFDGIIVSPVTKITKDVLEKAERLKVISCHSAGYDHIDVEEATRKGIYVTKVSGLLSEAVAEFAVGLLINLMRKIHYADKLIRRGEWESHVKIWTGFKGIESLYGKKVGILGMGAIGKAIARRLIPFGVELYYWSRHRKVDVESELHATYMDIDELLEKSDIVILALPLTKDTYHIINEERVKKLEGKYLVNIGRGALVDERAITEAIKQGKLKGYATDVFENEPVREHELFKYEWETVLTPHYAGLAVEAQEDVGFRAVENLISIFRGIVPEDLVNKEVLKIRPIESVKML from the coding sequence ATGAGACCCAAAGTTGGAGTTCTTCTAAAAATGAAAAGGGAGGCGCTTGAAGAGCTTGAGAAGTATGCCGAGGTAGAGGTTATTCCATATCCATCAGAGGAAGAGCTCAAGAATAAAATCCACGAGTTCGATGGGATTATAGTTTCTCCCGTTACTAAGATAACTAAAGATGTTCTCGAAAAGGCTGAGAGACTAAAGGTTATAAGTTGTCATTCCGCTGGTTATGATCATATTGACGTTGAAGAGGCCACGAGAAAAGGGATTTACGTTACAAAAGTTTCGGGACTGTTAAGCGAAGCCGTGGCTGAGTTTGCAGTTGGTTTATTGATAAATCTAATGAGAAAAATCCACTATGCTGATAAATTGATTAGAAGGGGAGAATGGGAGAGTCATGTGAAGATATGGACTGGCTTTAAGGGTATTGAAAGCTTGTATGGAAAGAAGGTTGGCATCCTTGGCATGGGAGCGATAGGGAAGGCAATTGCAAGAAGGCTAATTCCCTTCGGAGTGGAACTCTACTACTGGTCAAGGCATAGGAAGGTGGATGTTGAAAGTGAACTTCACGCTACCTACATGGACATAGATGAATTGTTGGAGAAGAGCGATATCGTAATACTTGCACTCCCATTAACGAAGGATACCTACCATATAATAAACGAAGAACGTGTGAAAAAGCTCGAAGGAAAATACCTAGTAAACATTGGAAGGGGAGCGTTGGTTGATGAAAGGGCCATAACGGAGGCCATAAAACAAGGAAAATTGAAGGGTTATGCAACAGATGTGTTTGAGAATGAGCCTGTTAGAGAGCATGAGCTCTTTAAGTATGAGTGGGAGACTGTTTTAACTCCCCACTATGCTGGGCTTGCTGTAGAGGCCCAGGAAGATGTAGGGTTTAGGGCAGTTGAAAACCTCATCTCAATATTCAGAGGAATAGTTCCCGAAGATTTAGTAAATAAGGAAGTGTTAAAAATAAGGCCAATTGAAAGTGTAAAGATGCTTTAG
- a CDS encoding redox-regulated ATPase YchF produces the protein MEIGVVGKPNVGKSTFFSAATLVDVEIANYPFTTINANVGVTYAITEHPCKELGCTPNPQNYEYREGLALIPVKMIDVAGLVPGAHEGRGLGNKFLDDLRMASALIHVIDATGKTDEEGRPTDFHDPVEDIEFLEREIDYWIYGILKKGWEKFAKRIKLQKMKIETAIAEHLSGIGVTENDVWEAMHRLGLPDDPTAWSDEDLLSFASEIRKINKPMIIAANKADAASDEDIKRLKREGEKRGYIVVPTSAAAELTLRKAAKAGFIEYIPGSSDFKILKEMSEKQKKALMLIKERVLDRFGSTGVQEVINKAVFELLKLIPVYPVQDENKLTDQFGNVLPHVFLMKKGSTPRDLAFKVHTDLGKGFLYAINAKTKRRVGEDYELQFNDIIKIVAVTK, from the coding sequence ATGGAAATTGGAGTGGTAGGAAAACCAAATGTAGGGAAATCAACATTCTTCTCAGCCGCCACCTTGGTTGATGTGGAGATAGCAAATTACCCCTTTACCACGATAAACGCAAACGTTGGAGTTACCTACGCGATAACCGAACATCCATGTAAGGAGCTTGGCTGCACGCCAAATCCTCAAAACTATGAGTATAGAGAGGGATTAGCTTTAATTCCAGTGAAAATGATTGACGTCGCTGGTCTAGTCCCAGGAGCTCACGAAGGGAGGGGGCTTGGCAACAAGTTCTTAGATGACTTAAGAATGGCCTCTGCCCTAATTCACGTTATAGATGCCACGGGGAAAACAGATGAAGAGGGCAGGCCCACAGATTTTCATGATCCAGTGGAAGACATAGAATTCCTAGAAAGGGAGATTGATTACTGGATCTATGGAATACTAAAGAAGGGGTGGGAGAAGTTTGCAAAGAGAATAAAGCTTCAGAAAATGAAAATTGAAACCGCGATAGCGGAGCACTTAAGCGGAATTGGAGTTACTGAGAATGATGTGTGGGAGGCTATGCATAGGCTTGGCCTTCCAGATGATCCTACCGCTTGGAGTGACGAGGACTTGCTGAGCTTTGCCTCGGAGATTAGGAAGATAAACAAGCCAATGATAATAGCGGCAAATAAGGCAGATGCAGCTAGTGATGAGGATATAAAGAGATTAAAGAGAGAAGGAGAAAAGAGAGGATACATTGTAGTCCCCACCTCAGCCGCCGCTGAACTAACCCTTAGAAAAGCGGCAAAGGCTGGGTTTATTGAATACATCCCAGGATCTAGTGATTTTAAAATACTCAAAGAAATGAGTGAAAAGCAGAAAAAGGCCTTAATGTTAATCAAGGAGAGAGTTTTAGATAGGTTTGGCTCAACTGGAGTTCAAGAGGTAATAAATAAGGCAGTATTTGAGCTCCTAAAGCTGATTCCAGTGTATCCGGTGCAGGATGAGAATAAGCTAACGGATCAATTTGGAAATGTCCTTCCACATGTGTTTCTAATGAAAAAGGGCTCAACTCCCAGGGATCTAGCATTTAAAGTTCACACCGATCTTGGTAAGGGATTCCTCTATGCAATAAACGCTAAAACAAAAAGAAGAGTTGGAGAAGACTACGAGCTTCAATTCAACGATATAATAAAGATTGTTGCAGTTACCAAGTGA
- a CDS encoding sodium-dependent transporter produces the protein MKVLARETWGSRVGFVAAAIGSAVGLGNIWMFPMRAGLYGGAAFLIPYLVLLFAVGVVALTVEWTLGRATKGGPIEAFEKTLPGGKYLGILVNVTILMIFAFYSLVLGWVIRYFIASLSGELTRIEPDKFFNALAFSREALLWLFVVIALTIAIVAMGVQRGIERANKIMMPLLFVLLIVLAVRSVTLPNAYEGLKFYLLPDLSKIASGKTWMIALSQMFFSLSVLGNTMVVYGSYLREEDDIPLSAIATAFGDTAVAVTAGFIVFPAVFSFGLEPTAGPGLVFVTLPMVFQKMPGGMIFSALFFLLLIFAGLSSTVSMLEVYVDSAITKLKISRKNASVLLGLLTFLVGAPSALYPAYFDWLINISTVYVGPLGALIAALALIKLGVDRAYEELQKGALIKVPELWKPWVKFLYPIVIVVIYISQFLLG, from the coding sequence GTGAAAGTTTTGGCAAGGGAAACTTGGGGGAGTAGAGTAGGTTTTGTTGCAGCTGCAATAGGAAGTGCTGTGGGACTTGGAAACATCTGGATGTTTCCAATGAGGGCAGGACTCTATGGAGGAGCTGCATTTCTCATCCCATATTTAGTTCTATTGTTTGCCGTGGGAGTAGTTGCCCTTACGGTAGAGTGGACGCTTGGAAGAGCAACAAAGGGCGGGCCAATTGAGGCGTTTGAAAAGACATTACCAGGTGGAAAATATCTAGGGATTCTGGTGAACGTAACTATCCTCATGATATTCGCCTTTTATTCCTTGGTGCTCGGATGGGTGATCAGATACTTCATAGCTTCACTAAGCGGTGAGCTAACAAGGATAGAACCAGATAAGTTCTTTAACGCCCTCGCCTTTAGCAGGGAGGCCCTCCTGTGGCTATTCGTAGTTATTGCATTAACAATAGCAATAGTAGCTATGGGTGTTCAGAGAGGAATCGAGAGGGCAAACAAGATCATGATGCCTCTTCTCTTCGTTCTCCTAATCGTGTTGGCAGTTAGGAGCGTTACACTACCAAACGCATACGAGGGCTTGAAGTTCTACCTACTACCAGATCTGAGCAAAATAGCAAGTGGAAAAACATGGATGATAGCACTCTCTCAGATGTTCTTCTCCCTAAGTGTTTTAGGGAATACAATGGTTGTTTATGGAAGCTATCTTAGAGAGGAGGACGACATACCGTTATCAGCAATCGCCACTGCATTCGGTGATACTGCAGTAGCGGTCACTGCTGGATTTATAGTCTTTCCAGCAGTCTTCTCATTTGGCCTTGAGCCCACAGCTGGCCCAGGGCTAGTGTTTGTAACCCTGCCAATGGTGTTCCAAAAAATGCCAGGAGGAATGATCTTCAGTGCATTGTTCTTCCTCTTGCTAATATTTGCAGGACTTTCTTCAACTGTTTCGATGCTTGAAGTTTATGTTGATTCTGCAATAACAAAGCTCAAAATCAGCAGAAAAAATGCCTCAGTGCTTTTAGGCTTGCTAACTTTCCTGGTGGGAGCACCTTCCGCACTTTATCCTGCCTACTTTGATTGGCTCATCAACATTTCAACCGTATACGTAGGTCCCCTAGGAGCATTAATAGCAGCTCTTGCCCTCATAAAGCTGGGAGTTGATAGAGCATATGAAGAACTCCAAAAAGGTGCCCTTATTAAAGTGCCAGAGCTCTGGAAGCCCTGGGTTAAGTTCCTATATCCAATAGTGATAGTGGTAATATACATCTCCCAATTCCTACTGGGGTGA
- a CDS encoding sulfite exporter TauE/SafE family protein, producing MIFLFFVGIVVGILAAMFGLGGGFLIVPTLNILGVEIHSAIGTSSASIVFTSLSSSIAYSRQRRIHYRAGILLASTAIIGAYIGAWMTSFLPSNQLKVIFGITLIFVAYRVYRKKPVEPSEVKLEDIKLNEKLIPVGGFFSGIASGLLGVGGGIINVPFLTWLGMPIHYAVATSSFAIVFTSLSGAIKHYMLGNVQLIWLPFLVPGLIIGAQIGARLAKKTRAKSLKGMFSVVMAILAVRMILKGLGFPIP from the coding sequence ATGATATTTCTCTTTTTCGTTGGAATAGTTGTAGGAATACTTGCAGCTATGTTTGGCCTTGGTGGAGGCTTTCTAATAGTCCCAACCCTTAACATTTTAGGAGTTGAAATACACAGTGCCATAGGAACCTCAAGCGCAAGCATAGTATTTACCTCTCTCAGCTCCTCTATAGCATACTCCAGACAGCGAAGGATCCACTATAGGGCGGGGATACTTTTAGCGAGTACGGCAATAATTGGGGCCTACATTGGAGCTTGGATGACATCCTTTCTCCCATCGAATCAACTCAAAGTAATTTTCGGTATAACCTTGATTTTTGTAGCATATAGGGTGTACAGGAAAAAGCCAGTAGAGCCGAGTGAAGTTAAGTTGGAAGATATTAAGCTTAATGAAAAATTAATCCCCGTTGGGGGATTTTTCTCAGGAATTGCAAGCGGCCTCCTGGGAGTAGGGGGAGGAATAATAAACGTTCCATTTCTAACCTGGCTTGGAATGCCCATCCACTACGCCGTAGCAACCTCAAGCTTTGCAATAGTGTTCACTTCCCTGAGCGGGGCAATAAAGCATTACATGCTAGGAAATGTTCAGCTTATTTGGCTCCCATTCCTTGTTCCTGGGCTTATTATAGGAGCTCAAATTGGAGCTAGATTAGCCAAGAAGACAAGAGCTAAAAGTCTTAAGGGGATGTTTTCAGTTGTTATGGCGATATTGGCCGTTAGGATGATACTGAAAGGCCTTGGATTTCCAATACCGTGA
- a CDS encoding serine/threonine-protein kinase RIO2 yields the protein MVSKLLALEAYPKLKDIDFRLLRAVELNMRHHKWVPLEDIARFARMDLESASYRLGKLDKLGLVIRRSDIGYIGYQLTIHGYDALAIRAFAKKGVIEAISTTHIGVGKDADVYVAITPQGEKVAIKFNRIGERTSARKAYYHSDVFADKHHKSWLYVSRLIAKKEHEALVLLSSFAKVPKPIAWNRHAIVMEFIDGVELAELRDTDLTKEEAEEILGKVLDEYEKIVKFGIVHGDMSEFNIVITKDNDILIIDWAQYLTCANPESLGLLKRDISVLLNAFRRRWGVKRDFEEEWKRFYEAWQIGRREKEES from the coding sequence ATGGTCAGCAAACTCTTAGCTCTTGAAGCTTATCCAAAGCTCAAAGACATAGATTTTAGGTTACTTAGGGCTGTAGAGTTAAATATGAGGCACCACAAATGGGTGCCTCTGGAGGATATAGCAAGATTTGCTAGAATGGATCTAGAGAGCGCAAGCTACAGGCTTGGCAAACTCGACAAGTTAGGCTTAGTTATTAGGAGAAGTGACATAGGATACATTGGATATCAACTGACAATTCACGGCTACGATGCTCTGGCTATAAGGGCCTTTGCAAAGAAAGGGGTTATTGAGGCTATTAGCACGACTCACATAGGAGTTGGAAAGGATGCAGATGTTTATGTTGCAATAACTCCCCAGGGGGAGAAGGTTGCAATTAAATTTAACAGAATTGGTGAGAGGACAAGTGCAAGGAAGGCCTATTACCACAGCGACGTCTTTGCAGACAAGCACCACAAGAGCTGGCTTTATGTTTCGAGGTTAATAGCGAAGAAGGAGCATGAAGCGTTAGTATTGTTAAGCTCTTTTGCAAAGGTTCCAAAACCAATAGCATGGAATAGGCATGCCATAGTTATGGAGTTCATAGATGGCGTGGAGTTAGCGGAGCTTAGGGACACTGATTTAACGAAAGAAGAAGCAGAGGAAATCCTGGGAAAGGTTTTGGATGAGTACGAGAAGATAGTCAAGTTTGGGATTGTACACGGGGACATGAGCGAGTTCAACATAGTTATAACGAAGGATAATGACATTTTGATAATAGACTGGGCCCAGTATTTGACGTGTGCAAATCCCGAAAGTTTGGGCTTATTAAAGAGGGACATTTCCGTGTTGTTGAACGCATTTAGAAGGAGATGGGGGGTTAAGAGAGACTTTGAGGAAGAATGGAAGAGATTTTATGAGGCCTGGCAAATAGGGAGAAGGGAAAAGGAAGAAAGCTAA
- a CDS encoding AAA family ATPase, with translation MIIGIAGKIAAGKTTVAKFLEELGFCRISCSEPLVDILTGNISPYSWVPEVDFKGEPTRENLIKLGRLLKEKYGEDILIRLAVDKLRHCENIAIDGVRSIGEVEAIKKMGGSLIYVEAKPEIRFERLKLRGAEKDKGINSLEDLLKFDEWEESLYKTSELKKVADFIIVNEGSLEELKKEVEEIVRSLSK, from the coding sequence TTGATAATAGGAATCGCGGGAAAAATTGCGGCTGGAAAAACTACAGTGGCAAAGTTCTTGGAGGAACTTGGATTTTGTAGAATAAGCTGTAGCGAGCCCTTAGTTGATATTCTCACGGGAAACATTTCCCCCTACTCCTGGGTTCCAGAAGTGGATTTTAAAGGGGAACCCACAAGGGAGAATTTGATTAAGCTGGGGAGGCTTCTTAAGGAGAAGTATGGGGAAGACATTCTAATAAGGCTTGCAGTGGATAAGCTTAGACATTGTGAAAATATAGCCATTGATGGGGTAAGGTCAATTGGAGAAGTTGAGGCAATAAAAAAGATGGGAGGAAGTTTGATTTACGTGGAGGCTAAACCTGAGATAAGGTTTGAAAGGCTAAAGTTGAGGGGAGCAGAAAAAGACAAGGGGATAAATTCTTTGGAGGATTTGCTGAAGTTCGATGAGTGGGAGGAGTCCCTCTACAAGACTTCAGAATTAAAAAAAGTGGCTGATTTTATAATAGTGAATGAAGGTTCCCTAGAAGAGCTTAAGAAAGAGGTAGAGGAAATAGTTAGGTCACTTTCCAAGTAG
- a CDS encoding MogA/MoaB family molybdenum cofactor biosynthesis protein — MGVEEHKKEAPKTFKFGVITVSDKGAKGEREDKSGPLIIEELSKLGEHVYYKIVPDDKIEVLIALFEAIKSGADVVVTTGGTGITRRDITIESIKPLFDKELSFGEVFRAKSYEEVGYATVLTRATAGIIRGQERIVVVFSLPGSVNAVKTGLEIIKSEVFHILKHARE, encoded by the coding sequence ATGGGTGTTGAAGAGCACAAGAAGGAAGCACCAAAAACTTTCAAGTTTGGAGTTATAACGGTGAGCGATAAAGGGGCAAAGGGAGAAAGAGAAGACAAAAGCGGTCCACTCATAATAGAGGAACTCTCTAAGCTGGGGGAACACGTTTACTACAAAATAGTACCAGATGATAAGATCGAAGTATTAATAGCTCTTTTTGAGGCAATAAAGAGTGGAGCAGATGTAGTTGTAACTACGGGTGGAACTGGAATAACAAGGAGGGACATAACGATAGAGTCCATAAAGCCCCTCTTTGATAAGGAGCTGAGCTTTGGAGAGGTTTTTAGGGCCAAGAGTTATGAAGAAGTTGGGTATGCAACAGTTTTAACAAGAGCCACTGCAGGAATTATAAGAGGACAAGAAAGGATAGTCGTCGTGTTTTCCCTTCCTGGGAGCGTTAATGCCGTAAAAACTGGACTGGAAATAATAAAAAGTGAGGTCTTCCATATCCTAAAACATGCAAGAGAATGA
- a CDS encoding metal ABC transporter solute-binding protein, Zn/Mn family, translating into MRKAVVLLIAITLFVRPVISQEREKPLVVTSLPPVASIIKEALGDSVEVVYLVPPGVEPHQYQLSPEQIALLKNADVIVTTGHLPAENKIIELKSEGSIEGIVLEPKDYSEYGFKYLPERWYEGKNNPHGTWLDPMNALAIAKATAVALSQLYPEKDQEFSKAFERFEEKVTTIIKAYSSIAKDKKAIIELPSQQYALEWLGIEVISSIKPEAEGPAKSIDELSTLRPDIIVYDENTPDVLKNAAYELSNRLGVPLANITVLWTDKNYTEVLIQNSKSVIGALKEEKKVVVKEGNEKVQYIAISLLTGLIVGVSIGVVIRKCPVF; encoded by the coding sequence ATGAGAAAAGCAGTAGTTCTCCTAATAGCGATTACTTTATTCGTTAGGCCGGTTATATCTCAAGAAAGAGAAAAACCACTCGTTGTAACTAGCCTTCCTCCAGTTGCTTCAATAATAAAAGAGGCGCTAGGAGACAGTGTAGAAGTCGTTTATCTAGTCCCTCCCGGCGTTGAGCCCCACCAATACCAGCTCTCCCCAGAGCAGATAGCACTGCTGAAGAATGCCGATGTAATAGTAACCACAGGTCATCTGCCAGCAGAGAATAAAATAATCGAGCTAAAGAGCGAAGGAAGCATAGAGGGAATTGTCTTAGAGCCTAAAGATTACTCAGAATATGGGTTCAAATACCTACCAGAGAGGTGGTATGAGGGAAAGAATAACCCTCACGGAACATGGCTTGATCCAATGAACGCTCTAGCAATAGCTAAGGCAACTGCCGTTGCACTGTCCCAACTATATCCAGAGAAAGACCAAGAATTTTCTAAAGCATTTGAAAGATTTGAGGAAAAGGTAACAACAATAATAAAGGCATATTCTTCCATAGCAAAGGATAAAAAGGCCATAATAGAACTTCCATCTCAACAATATGCCCTTGAATGGTTGGGAATTGAGGTTATTAGCTCTATAAAGCCCGAAGCAGAAGGTCCAGCGAAATCCATAGATGAGCTCTCCACATTAAGGCCAGATATAATTGTTTATGATGAGAATACGCCAGACGTGTTAAAAAATGCAGCCTATGAACTCTCAAACAGGCTAGGAGTTCCCCTGGCGAACATAACTGTGCTGTGGACGGATAAGAATTACACCGAAGTTCTAATCCAAAATTCAAAGTCAGTAATAGGTGCCCTAAAGGAAGAAAAGAAAGTTGTCGTTAAAGAAGGTAACGAGAAAGTCCAGTACATAGCTATTTCTCTCTTAACGGGCCTAATAGTTGGAGTCTCCATAGGGGTTGTCATCAGGAAGTGTCCAGTGTTCTGA